The DNA window TCAGTGTGGTCAGTCCGGCGAGTTGCAGGGTGAGGGCGACTGCCTGCCAGTCCTGGGCGGTCAAAATGGCGACGCTCCCTGGGCACAAGGTCTCGGCCGAGAGGATCTGAATGGGCGCGGCGGCGCTGTGATCATGGTGTTCCTGTCAGGTTAAGCGGCGGTAGGGCGGCGGCAATGCGACGGTTTATGGCGTTCTGGCAAGACACCAAATATCGACGCGACGTGCGCCACAGCGCGTCAGTATAGCGGCCAGGCTGTGGGCTGTCGCGCCTGTGGTGAGTACGTCATCAACCAGGGCCAGGTGTTTGCCGGCGATGGATTCGGGTTGCAACACGGCAAAGGCCTTGCGCAGGTTTTGCCGCCGCTGGTTGGCCGACAGCCCCTGCTGGGCGGACGTCCACTGGCGGCGCTTGGCGGCGCGCAGCATCGGAATTTTCAGGGCCGCGGACCACTGCTCGGCCAATAGCTCAGCCTGGTTGTAGCCCCGTTGCCAGCGGCGGCGCCAGTGCAGCGGAACCGGCACCAGCAGCTCTGGCTCTGCCGCCTCGAGCCGGTCGCGGCAGGCCTCAAGCCATAATTCGCCGAGCAAAGCCCCGGCCGCGAGCTGGCCGTGGTGCTTGAACTGGTTAATCAGGCCGCCCACGGGAAAGTCGTAGCGCAGCGGGCAAAGACAGCGAGCAAAGGCCGGGGGCCGCTGCAG is part of the Spongiibacter taiwanensis genome and encodes:
- a CDS encoding ComF family protein, translated to MVNRSRWRRAFDALFPYACLLCQLPSENNKAICDACEVELPWLGAHCQQCALPLPPGSTAIHCGKCLQRPPAFARCLCPLRYDFPVGGLINQFKHHGQLAAGALLGELWLEACRDRLEAAEPELLVPVPLHWRRRWQRGYNQAELLAEQWSAALKIPMLRAAKRRQWTSAQQGLSANQRRQNLRKAFAVLQPESIAGKHLALVDDVLTTGATAHSLAAILTRCGARRVDIWCLARTP